The genomic interval TTCACAGGAGAGCTGTCGGCCCTGGAAGTCGAACGTGTTGCCGTTGCTGTTGTTGGAGGGCGTGCGGAACACGCTCACGTGGCCGTTGTCCTCGAGCCAGCGGAGCTGCCGGTTGTTCGGGATGTCGCTCCACAGGAGATAGCGCCCCTGGCTGTTCCACGCCGGCCCTTCCGACCACAGCGCGCCGGTCCACAGCCGCTGGATGGGCGCGTTCGGCTGGCGCAGCCCATTGAACGAGGGATCGACGGTGAGCACGTCGGGATCGGTGAAGTAGACGTTGGGCGGCGCCTTTGGCCCGAACTCGCGCGGCGGCGTGGTGATGACGCTAGGCGGCGCCATGGGCTGCGGCGTCTGGCCGCGGGCGAGACCCGGGGCGAGCAGGGCCGCGCCCGCCGCTCCCATGACGGTGATGAGTCCGCGCCGCGAGATCGTGCCGTGTGCGTTGCGGTCGTCCGCGTCCTGAGCCATGCGCGATCCTCCCTGATCCGGCTCGCTGCGATGAGCTGCCCGGCTGCCCGACTGCGCCGCCACCGTAGCAGACGTGCTACCCTCCGGCAAGCTGACATGAGCGTCCTGCCGCTCGTCGCCTGCGCGCTCGCGCTGCCGTTCTTCCTGTGGGGCTTTCGCACCTATCAGCTCGCCTTCGCCGCGTCCCACGCGATCGCGATTCTCGGCCTTAACCTCATCGCGGGCCAGGCCGGTGTGATCTCGCTGGGACACGGCGCCTTCTACGGGCTCGGGGCCTACACCATGGCGGTGCTGATGCGCCAGGCCGGGGCCTCCGCCTATGCGGGGATCCTCGCCGCGCCGCTGGTCTGCCTGGCCGCGGGCTACGCGTTCGGCCGGGTGGTCGCGCCGCTCGCCAGGTTCTACCTCGCCCTCGCCACGTTCGCGCTCGCCCTCGCCGTCCCGCAGACCCTCAAGTCGAGCCATCTCACGCCGTGGACGGGCGGCGTGCAGGGACTCTACCTCGACCGGCCGGGCCCGCCGGCGGGCGTGCCGGTGACTGGGGATCAGTGGTGGTACTTCGTCGCCCTCGGGCTTCTCGGTCTCGGCCTGTGGATCGCGCGCAACCTGGTGAACAGCTCTGCCGGGCGCGCGGTCCGCGCCATGCGCGATCACCCCATCGCCGCCCAGGTCGCGGGGATCGATCTCGCGCACTACACCGCCATGATCTTCGCGGTGGGCGCGGCCTATGCAGGCATCGCCGGCGCGCTCGCCGCGCTGCTCCTCGACTTCGTGGCGCCCGAGAGCTTCACCTACTGGCTCTCGATTCTCCTGCTGGTCGGCTCCGTGTTCGGCGGGA from Candidatus Methylomirabilota bacterium carries:
- a CDS encoding branched-chain amino acid ABC transporter permease; translated protein: MSVLPLVACALALPFFLWGFRTYQLAFAASHAIAILGLNLIAGQAGVISLGHGAFYGLGAYTMAVLMRQAGASAYAGILAAPLVCLAAGYAFGRVVAPLARFYLALATFALALAVPQTLKSSHLTPWTGGVQGLYLDRPGPPAGVPVTGDQWWYFVALGLLGLGLWIARNLVNSSAGRAVRAMRDHPIAAQVAGIDLAHYTAMIFAVGAAYAGIAGALAALLLDFVAPESFTYWLSILLLVGSVFGGMTSVWGALAGGLFLQFWPDLAGTVSRNLALPVFGALLVLSTQLMPGGVAGIVEAMAGRLRLRR